The DNA window TCGGTCTCGATGTCGGCCCGGCCGCTGGTCGCGCTGCGGACGCGGTCCCGGAGTCCGCTCCCCTCGGCCGTCGGCACCCGGACGGTGAAGGTCACGTCGGTCTCGTACTCGGCGGAAAAGTCCACGTCGGCGGACTCCAGCAGGCTCCGCACGCTGCCCGAATCGTCGTATTCGACGGTGACGACGAAGCGCTCGTGGGGGACCGACTCGACGACGCCGGCGGCGTCGACTCCCTCCTTGACCGCCCGCGAGTACGAGCGGGCCAGCCCGCCCACGCCGAGGTTCGTCCCGCCGTAGTATCTGGTGACGACGGCGACGACGTTCGCTATCTCGCGCTGCTGGAGGACGTTCAGCGCCGGCTTGCCCGCGCTCCCGCTGGGTTCGGCGTCGTCGCTCGAATACTCCCGGAACGGTTCGGCCCGCACTCGGTAGGCCGGCACGTTGTGGGTCGCGTCGGCGTACGCCTCGCGAATCTCCTCGACGAACGCCTCGGCCGCGTCGACGGTCTCGACTGGCGCGACGTGGCCGATGAACTCCGAGCCCTGTACCTCGAAGCTGGCGGCGGCCCGCTCGGCGACGGTCCGATAGCTGTCTGCCACGTTCGGCGGTAGTCGCGCCCGCCGAATAGCCCTTACCGTTGCTCGTCATGGGTCGGGGCCACGTCGGTGTCGTCGGGCTGCCGACTCCCCCACATCCGTTTATCGAGCAACTGCACACGCATCCCCTCGCGCACCCGGAGCTGGCAGGACAGCCGCGGATAGCCAAAGCGCTCGGCGAGGTCGTCGTGCCAGTGGTCGGGCTCAGGCGGCTCGGCCAGCCGGACGCCACAGGTCGCACAGAGCCCGTTGCCGCCGCAGTTGAGCCGACGCGCGTAGCGGCCGTGTGGGGACAGCTCCGCATCGAGGAGCACGTCGCGGAGAATCGACCCCGCTGGCGCGGTCAGTTCCCGGGTCTCGCCATCGGGCGTCTCGACGGTGATGGTGACGGGGTGGGACATATCATATCGTCCCGCCACACGGACAAAAACGGTCGTAGTGGATGTGGCCGCCCTATTCTTCCAGCCGGTCGAGACGGGATTCGAGGTCGTCGATGCGCTCGTCGTAGCCGTACTTCCCGTCGTAGAAGTGATAGACGGCGACGGCGATGAGCGCCGGGACGCCGAGATACAACAGCGCGGTCATGAGTATCACGAGCAGTTCTGTCACGCCGGGGATGCCGACCGCGAGTGGAGGGTACATGCGTGCCCTGGCTCGCGGCGGGAGAATAAAAGTCCCGTTGACAGGTTCCGTTCGAGTCAGGCCAGCTCGATAGTGCGGACGAACGCCATCTCCCGCAGTTCGTTGATGAGCTCGCCGGGAAGGGCCTCGTCGGTGATGACGTACAGTTTGGGGTCGTCGGTGAACTCCGGGTCCTCGGAGAGGACCTGCCGGATGGAGATGTCCCGCTCGGCGATAGCACCCGTCACCCGCGAGACGATGCCGGACTCGTCGGCCGCCCGCACCGAGATGGTGATGGCGGTCAAATCGAGCACCGGCGCGAGGTCCAGCAGACTGGGAACGGCCGAGATGTTCCGGAAGATGCGACGCAACTCGTCGTCGGCGAGGATGGCGTCCGTCGTGGCGTTGACGACCCGGCGGTCGACGCCGACTTCGCGGGCAATACCGGTGTTGGGTATCTCGATACCGCCCGAGACCACCCGCCCCTCTTCGTTGACCGAGAACCCCCGCTCTAGCAGCAGACGGATGACGGCCTGCTGGCCCGGAGAGTCCTCGAACTTCTCCATTATCTCGTCGAACATACCGGAGTCATCGGTGGCGGCGCGTTTCGCTCTTGGGGTCTCAGAAGGCGAACGAACGCGTGGGTTCGTTCTCGCCGCGTCTGTTCTCTCACAGCCCCGGGGACCGAAAGCGAGAGACCGAATCGAGCGAGTCCAGCGGTGATCGGTGGCGCTGGCTCGTCCGGCCGAACCGCGACCGCTCTCAGAACGTGATATCGTTGCCTCGTATCGTCACGATGACCTGTTTGCCTTCCAGGCTGATATCCTGGACGGTGCCCCCCTGTCCGGTTGCGGCGGCGTTGACCCTTCCCTTTCGGTTCTCGTACACGTCGGTGGCCTCGGATTCGGAGTCGAACATGTACGCCAGTGTGGCTTCCGTGGTCCCGTCGACCTTCTCGACAGAGAGCCCGGTTCGCGCGGGCTCCAGTCCCGTCGGCGACTGGAACGTGCCCTCGGTCGCGTACACAATCGTCCGCCCGGCCATTGTCGAGAGGAACGTCCGCCAGTCCTCGTCGTTCTCGCCGAGCGGCGGCGTCTCACCGACTCGCCTGTCGAGGACGGGCTCGTACTCGCCGAGTATGGAGACGCCGTCGCCGAACGCCATCTCGGAGTCGACGGTGGTGTACCCCTGGTAGGAGTCCATCTGGAACCACCAGAAGTCGTTGTTCGACCGGATCGTCTCCGCGTCGAACGAGCCCGTCAGAACCGACACTTCGTATTCGGAGTCGTCCATGAGCCCGACAAGATGCGAGATGTCGTCTTCCGCGACACCGAGCTCGTCGGCGAGCTCGCTCAGGTCCCACTCGTCGTCGGCCAGATCGGGAAACTCCTCGCGGACTCGCTGGGTGTCGATAGAGAGGAGTTCGTGCTCGCCCGACGTGACGGGTTCGGCCGGCACCCACCCTGTCCACTCCGGCAGCGATTCCGCGGTCTGTAAGGGCTCGTCCGTCCCGTTGGGACTGTCACCGAACGGGCTCGAACACCCCGCCAACCCCGCCGTTCCGGCCACACCGAGCGCCTGTAGATACCGACGCCGGCTCGATCGCTCACTCATAGGTGGGCGTGCGATCCCAGCGATTAAAAATCCGCAGGCCAGGCGTCCGAAAAATGCGCAGTCAGAGTTCGCATTTCGTGCTGGCCACGTCGCTGCGCCGTTCGTCGATGCGGGTCGCGTCGTCCAGCGCCCGTGCTATATGTCGAACGTATCCTGTTCGGTGACGATGACGATCCGCCGTCCCTGTTGTTCGAGACGCCGGACTGTCCGCTCGGTTCTCTCGAGCTGCTGGGAGAGCGTCTCTCGGTCGCTGTCGTAGACGGTGGTGGCCTGCGACTGGGAGGCGAACAGGAACTGCTCCGTAAGCACCGACCCCCCATCGCTTCCCGCGTTGATGACGAACCCGTGACGGAGCGGCGTCGTGGAGAACGACGCATTGCCGTCGTAGCCCGGTTTGGCGGTGACGAGCGTCCCGCCGGTGAGCGTCGAGAGCAGCGGCCTCCAGTCGTCGTCGGTCGTCCCGAGGGCCGGATTCGAGTCAAAGCGCGTATCCAGGACGGACCGGTACTGCCCCTGGACGAGCGCTGTCTCCCCGATGGCTGTCGAGTCACCGAGTACCGTGAATGCCTGATACGAGTCTGTCTGGGAGCTCGAGAAGCCCAGATGCGACCGGACCGCCTCGGGGTCGAACGTCCCCGTGATGACCGTGGTGGAGCCGCCGGAATCCACTATCTCTATCATATCCGTCATATCCGCCGCATCGACCCCGAAGCCGCTCGCTCGCTGCTGTATCGCGCGGTTCCAATCGGAGTCACTCGGGAAGTCGCTCCGTAACCGCTGAACGTCCGCGGCGTGGACCTCGTACCCGTCGGCGACCACCAGATCGGCCGGAACCCACGACGTCCATCGGGGGACCGCCATCGACTGCTGAGACCCCGAGCTGTCGTCTTCGGTCGGTGTCGACGTGGGCGCCTCGGTTTCGGTCGGTTGGGCCGTCTCAGTCTCGGTCCTCGTCTCGGTGCCCCCAGTCGGCGTGTCGGTGCCGCCCCCGGAGCAGCCAGCCACTCCAGCTACCCCCGAGCCAGCGAGCGCCATGAGATACTGGCGTCGTGTCCCTTTCATGCCACCTGTTACACCCATTCGAATTATAAAATCATTCTTCGAGGTGGTGAACGATATTCTCCCGCCGCCGCTGTGACGTCGTTCGAGAAGTCAAAAAACCTACAGTTCGCCTTTCGTGCTGGCCACGTCGCTGCGCCGTTCGTCGATTCGGGTCGCGTCGTCTAAGGCCCGCGCCAGTCCCTTGAACAGCGCCTCTATCTCGTGGTGGGCGTTCTCGCCCTCGACGCCACAGTGCAGCGTCAGCCCGGCGTTCGTCGCCAGCGAGCGGCCGAAGTGTTTCGCCATATGGCTGGTCATCCCGCCGACCTCCGCCTGGGAAAAGTCGCCCTCGAAGCCGTAGTACGGCCGCCCGGAGATGTCGACGACGACGCTGGCGACGGCCTCGTCGAGGGGGACCTTCCGGTCGGCGAAGCGGACGATGCCGCGCTTCTCGCCGAGCGCCTCCTCGAAGGCCTCACCGAGCGTGATGGCCACGTCCTCGACGGTGTGGTGGTCGTCGATTTCGAGGTCGCCGTCACACTGGACGGTCAAATCGAACAGGCCGTGCGTCGAAAAGGAGTCGAGCATGTGGTCGAAGAAGCCGATACCGGTGTCGACAGTCGAATCGCCGTCGCCGTCGATATCCAGCGTCACCTCGATGTCCGTCTCGGCCGTCTCGCGAGTGACGGCCGCCGTGCGGTCGGTCATACCCCAACGCTCGCGGGCCGGCTATTTGCCACTTTTTACTGCGTCTCCCTTCCTCGCGGCGCGAAGCGCCGCTGGGAGGGCTCCTCGTAAAAACATGGGGAAAAACGGCCGGACGCTCGGTCGCTTCGCTCCCTCGGGTCCGGGGAACCGCCTCGCGCTCCGCGCGCGGCGGACGGCTTTCAGCGGACAGCCAACCCGTCGTCTTCGGTCGCCAACCGCACAGTCACTGCTCGAAGGGGTCGTCGGCAGTCGTGAGACGAGTGATATCGTCGACACCATCGAAGCCGTCATCGAAACTGTAGAGATACTCGATATCGAGTCGCTGCATCGCAGCGACGACGACAGCGTCAGTTAGCGAGAGTGACTCGTGACGGCGGAACAGCGAGCGACCGGCATCGAAATCCGATTTCGGTGTGTGGGTGAGGACGAAGCCACTGCTTTCGATGAGGGCATCGAGCGTCTCTGTCGCAGCCTCAGGTCCGCCTCTGGCCTGGAGATAGTTTACGACTTCTTCGAGGACATCACTCAGAATAACCCCGGTCGGGAGTGTCCCCGTATCTACGCCTCGGGAAATAGCAGCGCCCCGCTCGTGATTCTGATCCCGCGAGAGACGCGCGGCGATGAGCACGTTCGCATCGACGACCACCCGCGCCATCAGTAGTCCCCGGCAATGAAGTCGTGGTCTGACGCCGCGTCGGTCGGTTCCCCGGTGTCGACGGGATTTAGCTCGGAGAACGCACCGTACTGCTGTTTGACGACCTGTACGGAAAGCGCTCCATCCTCGTCGACGTGCCACCGAATCTTGTCGCCCGCTTCGAGACCGGCCTCCCGTCGAACTGCCGCCGGCACAGTGACCGAGTAGCTATCGTTGACCGTCGTTTCATCCTCCACCTCGTGAGACATACACGAAGCTCCGGGTTCCCGAGACAAATAATTTGACCCCCAATTTAGGTGGGCGGGTCGGGTCAGGAGATGTGAATCGCCGGTTTGTTCGGCTTCGCTTTCCCCGCCAGCTCGTCGTCGTCGGTCGCTCGCCGCACCGTCACGTCGGCGCCGAACTCGTCCTCGAAGAGCCAGACAGCCTGCTGGAGCACCTCCAGTTCTTGCTCGCCGTCGACGATGGGTTCGAGCCCTTTGCTCCGGTCGGCGAGGGTCGCGGCGTAGTCGGCGGCGGCGTCGCCGTGGGCCTGCATCGACTCGTGGTTCATAATCTCGCCGACGATGGCGTCGTCGGGGTCGGCTCGCTGGGCGATACGGTAGGCCTCGTACTTCCAGGCCGCGGCGACGACGAGTTCGATGTGGTCGGGGTCATCGATATCGACGACGTCGGTGATGTCCCGGACGTCTGCAAGCGTCGTCCGGACCAGCTGGCGCTCGATGCGGTGGTCCGAGACGTCACGCAGGGGTTCGGGCCAGTCGGCCTCGGCGACCAGCCCGTCCTCGGAGAGCAGGTGCCACAGCTCCTCGGCCAGGTAGGGAGCGATTGGCGCGAGCAGTTTCGTCAGCACCCGCAAGCCGCGGCTGTAAGCGAAGAGGTAGGGCGGCTCGTAGCTCGCGTACCGGCGCAGCAGGCGGGCAAAGCGCTGGAGCTCGCCGACGACCCGATGGAAGCGAAAGCGGTCGTACTCCTCGGTGACGGCCGCGATGGTGCGGTCGATCTCGCGTTCGAGATAGGCGTCGTGGGGCTCACTCTCCGTGCGGACGGGACCGGCCGCCTGCGAGCGCCGGCGCCGGTCCCGCTGGTCGGCGAAGTCGGCGACCAGTTCGTAGCAGTCCTGCTGGAAGTCGTAGGCCGTCGAGACGTCCTTGACGGTCCACTCGAAGTCCTGAGCGGGGTGGGCCGCCGAGAGGACGAACAGACGCGTGGTCTCGGCGCCGTACTCGTGGGGGGCAACGGCGTTGCCCGCCGATTTTGACATCTTCTTGCCGCTGTGTAACACCGTCCCCTGGTTGATGAGCCGCTCGACGGGTTCGCGTCGGTCCAGCAGGCCCACATCCGCGAGCGCCCGCGTGAAAAAGCGGATGTAGAGCAGATGGAGGACGGCGTGTTCCTCGCCGCCGACGTAGACGTCGACGGGGAGCCACTCGTCGGCGGTTGCCTGGTCGAAGGGAGCGTCCTCGAAGTGGGGGCTGAGAAACCGCAGGAAGTACCACGAGGAGTCGACGAACGTGTCCATCGTGTCCGTCTCGCGGACGGCGTCAGCGCCACAGTCGGGGCAGGCCGTCTGTTTCCACTCGTCGGCGGCGTCGAGCGGGTTCCCGGTCGTCTGGACGTACTCCGGGAGTTCGACCGGGAGGTCTTCGTCGGGGACGGGGACCGCCCCGCAGTCGTCACAGTGGACGATGGGGATGGGCGTCCCCCAGTAGCGCTGTCGGGAGATGAGCCAGTCCCGCAGCCGGTAGGTCGTCGCTGCCTCGACCCCGTCGTGGTCCAGCAGGCGCT is part of the Haloarcula salinisoli genome and encodes:
- a CDS encoding ACT domain-containing protein is translated as MFDEIMEKFEDSPGQQAVIRLLLERGFSVNEEGRVVSGGIEIPNTGIAREVGVDRRVVNATTDAILADDELRRIFRNISAVPSLLDLAPVLDLTAITISVRAADESGIVSRVTGAIAERDISIRQVLSEDPEFTDDPKLYVITDEALPGELINELREMAFVRTIELA
- a CDS encoding 2Fe-2S iron-sulfur cluster-binding protein: MSHPVTITVETPDGETRELTAPAGSILRDVLLDAELSPHGRYARRLNCGGNGLCATCGVRLAEPPEPDHWHDDLAERFGYPRLSCQLRVREGMRVQLLDKRMWGSRQPDDTDVAPTHDEQR
- a CDS encoding type II toxin-antitoxin system VapC family toxin, translated to MARVVVDANVLIAARLSRDQNHERGAAISRGVDTGTLPTGVILSDVLEEVVNYLQARGGPEAATETLDALIESSGFVLTHTPKSDFDAGRSLFRRHESLSLTDAVVVAAMQRLDIEYLYSFDDGFDGVDDITRLTTADDPFEQ
- the hisB gene encoding imidazoleglycerol-phosphate dehydratase HisB, whose product is MTDRTAAVTRETAETDIEVTLDIDGDGDSTVDTGIGFFDHMLDSFSTHGLFDLTVQCDGDLEIDDHHTVEDVAITLGEAFEEALGEKRGIVRFADRKVPLDEAVASVVVDISGRPYYGFEGDFSQAEVGGMTSHMAKHFGRSLATNAGLTLHCGVEGENAHHEIEALFKGLARALDDATRIDERRSDVASTKGEL
- a CDS encoding AbrB/MazE/SpoVT family DNA-binding domain-containing protein; translation: MSHEVEDETTVNDSYSVTVPAAVRREAGLEAGDKIRWHVDEDGALSVQVVKQQYGAFSELNPVDTGEPTDAASDHDFIAGDY
- a CDS encoding leucine--tRNA ligase translates to MSRRYDHARVKEYWQHVWDREGVYETPDEVTDPEYVLGMFPYTSGSLHMGHIRNYAITDAHARYRRMAGDDVLHPMGWDAFGLPAENAAYERDTDPESWTRACIERMRDDLAEMGFGYDWSREITTCDPEYYQWNQWLFTRFLDEDLVEYDSATVNWCPDCETVLADAQVETSVAAETQRGDGEAVDYEGATHGHAAGGVCWRCGTPVERRDLDQWFFTITDYADELYDGLDDLDGWPEGVRDSQRNWIGRQSGASVTFDVGEYGDVSAFTTRLDTVYGATYLALAPGHDLVDELAEHDDDVAAYLEEVASTDDAGLSGVETDLTATHPFTGEAIPVYVAAYVLDDVGTGAVMGVPAHNDRDHAFADEHDLPVSQVVEPVDGSGTDLPEGPYTEDGMLTESGEYDGLASSAARERLLDHDGVEAATTYRLRDWLISRQRYWGTPIPIVHCDDCGAVPVPDEDLPVELPEYVQTTGNPLDAADEWKQTACPDCGADAVRETDTMDTFVDSSWYFLRFLSPHFEDAPFDQATADEWLPVDVYVGGEEHAVLHLLYIRFFTRALADVGLLDRREPVERLINQGTVLHSGKKMSKSAGNAVAPHEYGAETTRLFVLSAAHPAQDFEWTVKDVSTAYDFQQDCYELVADFADQRDRRRRSQAAGPVRTESEPHDAYLEREIDRTIAAVTEEYDRFRFHRVVGELQRFARLLRRYASYEPPYLFAYSRGLRVLTKLLAPIAPYLAEELWHLLSEDGLVAEADWPEPLRDVSDHRIERQLVRTTLADVRDITDVVDIDDPDHIELVVAAAWKYEAYRIAQRADPDDAIVGEIMNHESMQAHGDAAADYAATLADRSKGLEPIVDGEQELEVLQQAVWLFEDEFGADVTVRRATDDDELAGKAKPNKPAIHIS
- a CDS encoding IMPACT family protein, giving the protein MADSYRTVAERAAASFEVQGSEFIGHVAPVETVDAAEAFVEEIREAYADATHNVPAYRVRAEPFREYSSDDAEPSGSAGKPALNVLQQREIANVVAVVTRYYGGTNLGVGGLARSYSRAVKEGVDAAGVVESVPHERFVVTVEYDDSGSVRSLLESADVDFSAEYETDVTFTVRVPTAEGSGLRDRVRSATSGRADIETDH